The following are from one region of the Treponema denticola genome:
- a CDS encoding radical SAM protein → MLSFEDFSFKEYDSCTLCPKNCKVNRNKGEKGFCRETRELRLAWAGLHFGEEPPITGAGGSGTIFVTGCNLRCSFCQNYQISQEGMGRAVNLEEFVNLCFVLEKEGAENINIVTGSHAIPAIALGLKEAKDRGLKIPVVWNSSAYETEEAISLLSDCVDGWLPDLKTLNPQISSQIFYAPDYPETATRAILKMACLSPLKIGTENKEKYPLGKLYSGVIVRHLALPSRMPDSKAVLRWFAKNLRGRALISVMTQYTPVKRTAGIKNYSLFENRMLNLKEDETLKDLLSSLKIDEGFYQELVASDDWLPDFNRVQTFSSELSKPLWHWKQIS, encoded by the coding sequence ATGCTTTCTTTTGAAGATTTTAGTTTTAAAGAATATGACTCATGCACTCTATGCCCAAAAAATTGCAAGGTAAACCGCAATAAGGGCGAAAAAGGCTTTTGCCGCGAAACACGAGAGCTGCGCCTTGCATGGGCAGGCCTCCACTTCGGGGAAGAGCCGCCAATCACGGGAGCCGGAGGTTCAGGCACAATCTTTGTTACGGGCTGCAACCTTCGTTGTTCCTTTTGCCAAAACTATCAGATATCCCAAGAAGGCATGGGAAGGGCTGTAAACCTTGAAGAATTTGTAAACTTGTGTTTTGTTCTCGAAAAAGAAGGGGCAGAAAACATAAACATCGTTACAGGCAGCCATGCAATCCCTGCAATAGCCCTAGGACTAAAAGAAGCAAAAGACCGAGGCTTAAAGATTCCTGTTGTCTGGAATTCTTCTGCCTATGAAACCGAAGAAGCTATAAGCCTCCTTTCGGACTGTGTTGACGGCTGGCTTCCCGACTTAAAAACATTAAACCCGCAAATTTCTTCTCAAATTTTTTACGCACCCGATTATCCCGAAACGGCAACAAGGGCAATCCTAAAAATGGCCTGCCTTTCTCCCTTAAAAATAGGCACGGAAAATAAAGAAAAATACCCTTTAGGAAAACTTTACTCAGGCGTCATAGTACGCCATCTTGCCCTACCCTCCAGAATGCCGGACTCGAAGGCTGTTCTAAGATGGTTTGCAAAAAACTTAAGAGGCAGGGCTCTTATTTCGGTGATGACCCAATACACACCGGTTAAAAGAACGGCCGGCATAAAAAACTATTCTCTCTTTGAAAACCGGATGCTAAACCTAAAGGAAGACGAAACCTTAAAAGACCTCCTTTCAAGCTTAAAAATAGATGAGGGCTTTTACCAAGAGCTTGTCGCCTCCGATGACTGGCTCCCCGATTTTAACCGGGTACAAACCTTTTCATCGGAACTTTCAAAACCTTTGTGGCATTGGAAGCAAATTTCTTAA
- the tsaD gene encoding tRNA (adenosine(37)-N6)-threonylcarbamoyltransferase complex transferase subunit TsaD, producing the protein MKILGIESSCDETAAAVVEDGNKILSNIVATQIPFHKMYNGVVPEIASRKHTEWILPVVKQALAEADLSLEEIDGIAATGRPGLMGSLLVGLTFAKTLAWSSNKPFIAVNHMLGHLYASHLEHDIPYPYLGLLVSGGHSIICKVNNFDDIEVLGTTIDDAPGEAFDKVAKFYNLGYPGGAVIDKLAKNGNPKAANFPMPIIHKEGHKYDVSYSGLKTAVINQIDQFWNKDFEKTPENIAAAFQTRAVKILLRPLLDASIDTGLKTIVAGGGVAANSLLREKLAEHKELKCIFPSLKFCTDNAAMIAGLGYHYLKRGDRTPFTVEASARVEGFSKKGRH; encoded by the coding sequence ATGAAGATATTAGGAATAGAAAGTTCTTGCGATGAAACTGCGGCGGCAGTCGTCGAGGACGGAAATAAAATTTTAAGCAATATTGTTGCAACACAAATTCCGTTCCACAAAATGTATAACGGCGTCGTTCCCGAAATAGCAAGCCGAAAACATACCGAATGGATTTTGCCCGTTGTTAAACAAGCTTTAGCCGAAGCCGATCTGAGCCTCGAAGAAATAGACGGCATAGCCGCCACCGGAAGGCCGGGACTCATGGGTTCCCTTTTAGTGGGGCTTACCTTTGCAAAAACCCTTGCATGGTCTTCAAATAAACCCTTTATTGCCGTAAATCACATGCTGGGACATCTATATGCAAGCCATCTGGAACACGATATCCCCTACCCATATCTGGGGCTTTTAGTTTCAGGCGGGCACTCGATTATCTGCAAGGTAAATAACTTTGACGATATTGAAGTCCTAGGTACCACAATCGACGATGCGCCGGGGGAAGCCTTTGATAAGGTTGCCAAGTTTTATAATCTGGGATACCCGGGAGGAGCCGTAATCGACAAACTCGCCAAAAACGGAAATCCCAAGGCGGCTAACTTCCCCATGCCTATAATCCACAAGGAAGGGCATAAGTACGATGTTTCCTATTCGGGACTAAAAACCGCCGTCATAAATCAGATAGACCAGTTTTGGAATAAGGACTTTGAAAAAACACCCGAAAACATTGCAGCCGCATTCCAGACAAGGGCTGTAAAAATTTTGCTCAGGCCTCTTTTGGATGCTTCGATAGATACGGGCTTAAAAACGATAGTAGCAGGCGGAGGAGTTGCGGCCAATTCTTTGTTGAGAGAAAAACTTGCAGAGCACAAGGAATTAAAGTGTATCTTCCCCTCGCTTAAATTCTGTACGGATAATGCGGCGATGATTGCAGGCCTCGGCTATCATTACCTAAAACGCGGAGACAGAACGCCATTTACCGTCGAGGCCTCCGCCCGAGTTGAAGGCTTCAGCAAAAAAGGCAGGCATTAA
- a CDS encoding ABC transporter ATP-binding protein, which translates to MMLNRRVIELTKGIKCSILFKALLGVAVSGTYVAQAVLLGKIVGQLYSKEELSVVIQSILYISAIIASRLILIYYNSVYGKKIIGKVKNILRRRIYDKLLKLGPAFLDDERTGKLGSTMVSGVDYLEGYLTLYIPQILVCVIACGAMLIYVFSLHYVLGIISTAALIAVLISPVAFGKILSESSNAHWAAYRNLTAEILDGIQGITTAKTYNAQERLGKLLKEKMRTLFSETMRNLKVNLAEIGISNFASGIGTSFTLAVAALLTSMHIIPASSLLILLFMTNEVFRPANELAAYFHQGFMGITSMGGIFALLDEEEKIKDEGTKTIDIKSADGFEIKYKNIEFAYSEKKNTVFKNLNFTVAKNEKLAVAGESGSGKTTIVNLLLRFYEPTSGSIYINGTDIKDLTLKSLRSLITVVSQETYLFNGTIKENLLHANENADEEKLIDACKAANIHSFIQSLPEGYNTKVGERGLNFSGGQRQRIAIARAVLKNSPIVVLDEATSSVDTENENEIKQSLNHLLRNRTSITIAHRLNTIENSDRILVLLRGEIVEEGSHKELILKDGYYKKLVEAQQGEN; encoded by the coding sequence ATGATGCTTAACAGAAGAGTTATCGAATTGACAAAAGGTATTAAATGCAGCATTTTGTTTAAAGCCCTATTGGGTGTTGCCGTATCGGGAACTTATGTAGCTCAAGCTGTCTTGTTGGGGAAAATAGTGGGACAACTTTATTCCAAAGAAGAATTATCCGTGGTAATACAAAGTATCTTATACATATCGGCAATCATAGCATCCCGCCTTATTTTAATATATTACAATTCAGTTTACGGCAAAAAAATTATCGGCAAGGTAAAAAACATTTTAAGGCGCCGCATTTACGATAAACTGTTAAAACTGGGACCTGCATTTTTAGATGATGAAAGAACAGGTAAATTAGGTTCAACAATGGTAAGCGGAGTAGACTATTTAGAAGGGTATTTAACGCTATACATTCCGCAAATACTTGTGTGTGTAATTGCATGCGGTGCAATGCTCATTTATGTTTTTTCGCTGCATTATGTTTTAGGCATAATATCGACGGCAGCCTTAATCGCCGTATTGATTTCTCCCGTTGCTTTCGGGAAGATACTATCGGAATCTTCCAATGCCCATTGGGCGGCTTATAGAAATTTAACTGCAGAAATTTTAGACGGCATTCAAGGGATTACAACGGCAAAGACGTATAATGCACAAGAAAGGCTCGGAAAATTATTAAAAGAAAAAATGAGAACACTTTTTTCTGAAACTATGCGCAACTTAAAAGTAAACCTAGCCGAAATAGGTATTTCCAATTTTGCTTCCGGTATCGGTACAAGTTTTACCCTTGCCGTAGCAGCACTATTAACTTCTATGCATATAATTCCCGCATCCTCATTACTTATTTTGCTTTTTATGACCAACGAAGTTTTTAGACCTGCAAACGAATTGGCGGCATACTTTCATCAAGGTTTTATGGGCATAACCTCTATGGGCGGAATTTTTGCCTTACTTGATGAAGAAGAAAAAATAAAAGATGAGGGGACTAAAACCATTGACATAAAATCGGCCGATGGTTTTGAAATAAAATATAAAAATATTGAATTCGCTTACAGCGAAAAAAAGAATACGGTTTTTAAGAATTTAAATTTCACTGTTGCAAAAAATGAAAAACTTGCAGTTGCAGGAGAATCGGGAAGCGGAAAAACTACCATTGTAAATTTATTGTTAAGGTTTTATGAGCCTACAAGCGGGAGCATTTATATCAACGGTACCGATATAAAAGACTTGACATTAAAATCTTTGCGCAGTTTAATTACGGTAGTTTCGCAAGAAACCTATTTGTTTAACGGAACAATAAAAGAAAATCTTTTACATGCAAATGAAAATGCAGATGAGGAGAAGCTTATAGATGCATGTAAGGCTGCAAATATTCATTCCTTTATTCAAAGTTTACCGGAAGGTTACAATACAAAAGTCGGAGAAAGAGGGCTTAACTTTTCGGGAGGGCAAAGACAAAGAATTGCAATTGCAAGAGCCGTTTTAAAAAACTCACCGATTGTAGTTCTTGATGAAGCTACGTCCAGCGTGGATACCGAAAATGAAAATGAAATTAAACAAAGTCTTAATCACTTGTTAAGAAACAGAACAAGCATTACGATTGCGCATCGCTTAAATACAATTGAAAACAGTGATAGAATTCTGGTTTTGCTCAGAGGAGAAATCGTAGAAGAAGGCTCTCACAAAGAACTTATTTTAAAAGACGGATACTACAAAAAGCTTGTAGAAGCGCAACAAGGAGAAAATTAA
- a CDS encoding divergent polysaccharide deacetylase family protein: MAKKSTKTGKTTKPVKKTGKKRRKKSKINYTGAIAGFLAVCIIMLAVFLFIIPSVKNKDETGNKTQIAKEQEKIEEEKPKTTEKPPIESKAKDKRTEKTKEAETQTAKNQPKELETQTAKNLAKEAAKKTLHDKPKESEKTGKENKAKKPENPIITDKPKPQEQEPDVSAYPIQDLPELPSKGKLIFVFDDAGHNLEQLQYFLDLPFPCTIAVLPKLPNSRETARRIRSAGKELILHQPMQALNPNINPGDGAVKPGMDREEIKKIVASNVEEIGPIAGMNNHEGSLITSDEKAMEAVLELCKEKNIYFLDSRTSSKSVVPQVAKKLNMNIWERAVFLDNKKDKAYMKKQIIEGLEIASQRGEAIMIGHVFTVDLAILLKEMYSDLTQEGYTFSTISKSKGK, translated from the coding sequence ATGGCAAAAAAAAGCACCAAAACAGGAAAAACAACTAAACCGGTAAAAAAAACCGGAAAAAAAAGAAGAAAAAAGTCAAAAATTAACTATACCGGAGCTATAGCCGGTTTTTTGGCAGTCTGTATAATAATGCTCGCAGTATTTTTGTTTATAATTCCTTCGGTAAAAAATAAAGATGAAACAGGGAATAAAACGCAAATTGCCAAGGAACAAGAAAAAATAGAAGAAGAAAAGCCTAAAACTACCGAAAAGCCGCCTATAGAAAGCAAGGCTAAAGATAAGCGTACCGAAAAAACTAAGGAAGCTGAAACGCAGACAGCAAAAAATCAGCCTAAAGAACTTGAAACGCAGACAGCAAAAAATCTGGCTAAAGAAGCTGCAAAAAAGACTTTACACGATAAACCTAAAGAAAGCGAAAAGACGGGCAAAGAAAATAAGGCAAAAAAGCCTGAAAATCCCATAATCACGGATAAGCCTAAACCTCAAGAACAAGAGCCTGACGTTTCGGCCTACCCTATTCAAGACTTGCCTGAGCTTCCCTCAAAGGGAAAACTTATTTTTGTGTTTGACGATGCAGGACACAACCTTGAACAGTTACAGTATTTTTTGGATTTACCTTTTCCCTGTACCATAGCTGTTTTGCCTAAGCTGCCTAACTCAAGAGAAACGGCAAGAAGAATAAGGTCGGCCGGGAAGGAACTCATCCTTCATCAGCCGATGCAGGCATTAAACCCCAATATTAATCCAGGAGATGGAGCCGTTAAACCCGGCATGGACCGTGAAGAGATAAAAAAAATCGTAGCTTCAAATGTGGAAGAAATTGGGCCCATAGCCGGAATGAATAACCACGAGGGCTCTCTTATTACATCGGATGAAAAAGCTATGGAGGCAGTGCTTGAATTGTGCAAGGAAAAAAACATATACTTTTTGGATTCCCGCACCAGTTCAAAAAGCGTTGTTCCTCAAGTTGCAAAAAAACTGAATATGAATATTTGGGAAAGAGCTGTCTTTCTTGATAATAAAAAAGATAAGGCCTATATGAAAAAACAAATTATAGAAGGCTTGGAAATTGCCTCACAAAGAGGAGAAGCAATTATGATAGGCCACGTGTTTACCGTAGATCTTGCAATTCTTCTAAAAGAAATGTACTCCGATTTAACTCAAGAAGGATATACATTTTCTACAATTTCAAAATCAAAAGGGAAATAA
- the cydC gene encoding thiol reductant ABC exporter subunit CydC: MFKEKYKPLIKMSKYISFYKKEFIISIIYGIFNSVFALLTVLTGAYIASAALFKMSTGKILYLFIPLIIFIIGKGLFAFLEMYECHLVSYGVIEKIRNLLYDSISKTAPQSTGKKRSGSITSVFVEDVEATEVFYAHTAGSYIIAFVCTVLYLTALSFLSFKISAAVFAACILVAAVPYFFNPITKKIGEEIRDGLAEVNAEAVDTVQGLREILIFGKEKKYIEKVTADTLRLNKKEIRDGRFKGLHSLIINLITSAVLISTILLAHSEVIAGSLKPEMVSVVIIFSLFAFVPIMSVSVTAGAMNISNGAAKRILDILEEEPAVKDRVPYIPQNKSSVKGNIEFKDVKFSYEKGTEVLHGVNFTVKAGESIALTGESGAGKSTIANLLMRFYEPDSGAIYIDGKNIKDIHQNSLRDIIAYVPQDVYLFNKTIKENISLACPDASDEEIKQAAKVAMADGFIKRLEQGYDTNVGERGVQLSGGEKQRIAIARAVLKNSPILLMDEAVSNLDSESEALFRQALNNIRKNKTIITIAHRPSTIKEADRAIKIENGKIA; the protein is encoded by the coding sequence ATGTTTAAAGAAAAATATAAACCGCTTATTAAAATGTCTAAATACATAAGCTTTTATAAAAAAGAATTTATTATTTCGATTATTTACGGAATATTTAACAGTGTTTTTGCTTTGCTCACCGTTTTAACGGGCGCATATATAGCTTCAGCGGCTCTGTTTAAAATGAGCACAGGAAAAATACTTTATCTTTTTATACCGCTGATTATTTTTATTATCGGCAAAGGACTTTTTGCTTTTTTGGAAATGTACGAATGTCATTTGGTCTCATACGGTGTAATCGAAAAAATAAGAAACCTTTTATATGATTCGATTTCCAAAACAGCACCGCAATCCACAGGCAAAAAAAGAAGCGGAAGTATTACCTCCGTGTTTGTCGAAGATGTTGAAGCCACCGAAGTTTTTTATGCTCACACCGCAGGCTCTTACATAATTGCATTTGTCTGCACTGTTCTTTATCTTACTGCATTAAGTTTTCTTTCATTTAAAATAAGTGCAGCCGTTTTTGCCGCCTGTATTCTTGTCGCAGCTGTTCCATATTTTTTTAATCCTATTACAAAAAAAATCGGAGAAGAGATACGCGACGGTTTGGCTGAGGTAAATGCCGAAGCTGTAGATACGGTTCAAGGTTTACGTGAGATTTTAATTTTCGGCAAAGAAAAAAAATACATTGAAAAGGTTACTGCCGATACCTTACGCTTAAATAAAAAAGAAATACGGGATGGGAGATTTAAGGGTTTACACAGTTTGATAATAAACTTAATTACCTCCGCAGTTTTAATTTCAACAATATTACTTGCTCATTCGGAAGTAATTGCAGGCTCGTTAAAACCTGAAATGGTTTCGGTTGTTATAATATTTTCTCTTTTTGCCTTTGTGCCTATAATGAGCGTTTCGGTTACGGCAGGAGCTATGAATATTTCAAATGGAGCGGCAAAAAGAATTTTGGATATATTAGAAGAAGAACCGGCCGTTAAAGACAGGGTTCCATATATTCCGCAAAACAAATCTTCGGTTAAGGGAAACATAGAATTTAAAGACGTAAAATTTTCTTACGAAAAAGGTACCGAAGTTTTGCACGGGGTTAATTTTACGGTTAAGGCCGGTGAAAGCATTGCCCTTACGGGTGAATCGGGAGCGGGAAAATCTACAATAGCGAATTTGCTTATGCGCTTTTACGAACCTGACAGCGGAGCAATTTATATTGACGGAAAAAACATAAAAGACATACACCAAAATTCCCTGAGGGATATAATCGCCTATGTACCGCAGGATGTTTATCTTTTTAATAAAACCATAAAAGAAAACATTTCCCTTGCCTGTCCCGATGCAAGCGATGAAGAAATTAAACAAGCTGCTAAAGTTGCGATGGCTGACGGCTTCATTAAAAGACTGGAACAAGGCTACGATACCAATGTCGGTGAGCGGGGTGTTCAGCTCTCAGGCGGAGAAAAGCAAAGAATTGCTATAGCACGTGCCGTCTTAAAAAATTCTCCTATATTACTGATGGACGAAGCCGTTTCCAATTTGGATAGTGAAAGCGAAGCACTCTTCCGGCAAGCCCTAAATAATATCCGCAAAAATAAAACCATAATAACGATTGCACATCGTCCTTCTACAATAAAAGAGGCGGACAGGGCTATAAAAATCGAAAACGGAAAAATAGCTTAA
- a CDS encoding TDE2508 family outer membrane beta-barrel protein, which yields MKIQKKLFVFAVLLMAASLVFAQTSMTSHSTQNLFGTDVDDFMNVNEWQNVQPKNIFGFLGYGDTGIGSINLGLAHQFKPFYLGTYFEGQVNEWISKKETSGDTETSTSTQHTSNGKLLFGFGNIGVMADMSYTPKANNKVTWTEATQTKQTDNLFYLDFNLIGGINLNSNNKLFKISAKLGLESNVDKKTTNVNGNVTSFTDKNKYDLVINAGFSHDFSSKDGLTQTVLADLDTKWRIWPAKRSITVAGGITTTTYQYGDLRDVITLTPKYQIAYEPEGKFAFKAEAGLGIGFGFENEYDYTRTVTSGGGEAKTYKPLRTYKTTLSLYPELKAAFVYAPVSKFKLNFGLGFNVPSVDWNFTKTETRDASGNVTQTDNGNTFTFNTADGKFSADSGFTWLITENVIFDANWNIVNNLLNTFSTNLSEGDGTNFWNTVNKLVVHNIKFALSVKF from the coding sequence ATGAAAATACAAAAGAAATTATTTGTTTTTGCAGTTCTTTTAATGGCTGCATCATTGGTTTTCGCTCAAACATCAATGACATCACACAGTACTCAAAACCTTTTCGGCACTGATGTTGACGATTTTATGAATGTAAATGAATGGCAAAATGTACAGCCTAAAAACATCTTCGGATTTTTGGGCTACGGCGATACCGGTATAGGCTCGATAAACTTAGGTCTTGCCCACCAGTTTAAACCATTCTATTTAGGTACCTACTTTGAAGGTCAAGTCAATGAATGGATAAGTAAGAAAGAAACGAGCGGCGATACGGAAACATCAACATCCACTCAGCATACGTCTAATGGAAAGCTTCTTTTCGGATTCGGGAACATCGGTGTTATGGCGGATATGTCTTATACGCCTAAAGCCAACAACAAGGTTACATGGACAGAGGCCACACAAACAAAACAAACCGATAATCTCTTTTACCTGGATTTTAATTTAATTGGAGGTATAAATTTAAACTCAAATAATAAGCTCTTTAAGATTTCTGCCAAGTTGGGACTTGAGTCTAATGTCGATAAGAAGACGACCAATGTAAATGGTAATGTTACAAGCTTTACAGATAAGAATAAATACGACCTTGTTATAAACGCAGGATTTTCCCATGATTTTTCATCAAAAGACGGCCTAACCCAGACAGTTCTGGCCGATCTGGACACCAAATGGCGTATATGGCCTGCAAAAAGAAGTATAACTGTAGCAGGCGGCATCACAACCACAACGTATCAATATGGTGACCTAAGGGATGTAATTACACTTACCCCTAAGTACCAAATTGCCTATGAACCCGAAGGTAAATTTGCCTTTAAAGCCGAGGCCGGTTTAGGAATAGGATTTGGCTTTGAGAACGAGTATGACTATACACGTACTGTTACCTCAGGCGGAGGCGAGGCAAAGACATATAAGCCCCTCAGGACATACAAAACAACATTAAGTCTGTATCCTGAATTAAAGGCGGCTTTTGTCTATGCCCCCGTATCGAAGTTTAAGCTTAACTTCGGCTTAGGCTTTAATGTTCCATCAGTTGACTGGAATTTTACCAAGACAGAAACGCGCGATGCATCAGGTAATGTTACACAAACCGATAATGGAAACACGTTTACATTTAATACTGCTGATGGAAAGTTCAGTGCAGATTCGGGATTTACTTGGCTTATAACCGAGAATGTAATCTTTGATGCAAACTGGAATATTGTCAATAATTTGCTTAATACCTTTAGTACAAACCTAAGCGAGGGTGATGGTACCAATTTTTGGAATACTGTAAACAAACTCGTTGTCCACAATATAAAATTTGCCCTATCGGTTAAATTCTAA
- a CDS encoding helix-turn-helix transcriptional regulator, translated as MKEKTKDDTIIIKLYEGIHLEIYDTYTEKSYSLKGEPRNVFRIDYCFQGIMEGQFENQTFSYLGEKETAINYEKLALSKSFFPLKFYKGISILFFLDKINSNFKNTAQLFNIDVEKICKNLDLQDGWYKIKINSEISYIMNTLYEKQSLKHIEYFQIKLFEILYLLSVINTEEYRKEEFYSGYHINKVKKIHEYAVNNIDKNISFKKMVKNEDLSYTIFQKLFKQIYGESPYSYLKKYRLKIAAFYISSTDRKITDIAINCGYLNASKFSDAFKSVYGISPIQYRNGEKPTITK; from the coding sequence ATGAAAGAAAAAACAAAAGACGATACCATTATAATAAAGTTATATGAGGGGATACATCTGGAAATATACGACACTTATACCGAGAAATCATATAGCTTAAAAGGAGAGCCTAGGAATGTTTTTAGAATCGATTACTGCTTTCAAGGGATTATGGAAGGTCAATTTGAAAATCAAACTTTTTCGTATTTAGGAGAAAAAGAAACAGCTATAAATTATGAAAAACTTGCATTATCAAAAAGCTTTTTTCCGTTGAAGTTTTATAAGGGTATAAGTATACTATTCTTTCTTGATAAAATAAATTCTAATTTCAAAAATACTGCTCAATTATTTAATATAGATGTTGAAAAAATATGCAAAAATTTAGATTTGCAGGACGGATGGTATAAAATAAAAATTAATTCCGAGATCTCTTATATAATGAATACACTGTATGAAAAACAAAGCTTGAAACATATAGAGTACTTTCAAATTAAATTATTCGAAATTCTATATCTTTTAAGTGTAATCAATACGGAAGAATACCGAAAAGAAGAATTTTATTCGGGTTATCACATCAATAAGGTAAAAAAAATTCATGAATATGCCGTTAATAATATAGATAAAAATATATCTTTTAAAAAGATGGTTAAAAATGAAGATTTAAGCTACACTATTTTTCAAAAATTATTTAAGCAAATTTACGGAGAAAGCCCTTACTCATATTTAAAAAAATATCGATTAAAAATTGCAGCATTTTATATTTCCTCTACCGATAGAAAAATTACCGATATAGCTATAAATTGCGGATACTTAAATGCAAGTAAATTTTCTGATGCATTTAAATCCGTTTACGGCATCAGCCCAATCCAATACAGAAATGGAGAAAAACCTACAATAACTAAATAA
- a CDS encoding aldehyde dehydrogenase: protein MNQDIETIVKNCRIFFGTNKTKSYEFRISQLLKLQEVLNQNKKELLNALYSDLHKTEMEGFFSEFAIVRGELKFAIKHLKKWIKPKRVPTSIAHFKSSSKIMYEPFGTVLIMSPWNYPLNLTLAPLVGAIAAGNCAVVKPSNYSPATSEVIKKIISENFPPEYISIITGGREENSKLLEQRFDYIFFTGGTTVGKLIMEAAAKYVTPVTLELGGKSPCVVEKSANLKVAARRIAFGKYLNAGQTCVAPDYLLIQDEVKEKFIEELKEALKEFFPTETYLDMHLPHIVNEKHFDRLMGLIEGEKIITGGKGEKSRKFIEPTVLDNITFDSKIMQEEIFGPILPVISFKTIEEAIKLIKSREKPLASYLFTTDSNIEKKFLNEVSFGGGCINDTIVHLASDYLPFGGVGFSGIGKYHGDESFKVFSNAKSILKKSNFIDIKLRYHPYSEKKLNIIDKMM, encoded by the coding sequence ATGAATCAAGATATAGAAACAATCGTAAAAAATTGCAGGATTTTTTTTGGAACAAATAAAACAAAAAGCTATGAGTTTAGGATTTCTCAATTATTAAAATTACAGGAAGTCTTAAACCAAAACAAAAAAGAACTTTTAAATGCCCTTTATTCCGACTTACACAAAACCGAAATGGAAGGCTTCTTTTCGGAATTTGCTATTGTACGCGGAGAACTTAAATTTGCAATAAAGCACTTAAAAAAATGGATTAAACCTAAAAGGGTTCCAACCTCGATTGCTCATTTTAAAAGCTCAAGCAAAATAATGTATGAGCCCTTCGGCACCGTGCTCATTATGTCGCCATGGAACTATCCTTTAAATTTAACCCTCGCTCCATTGGTAGGTGCCATTGCTGCAGGGAACTGCGCCGTTGTAAAGCCCTCAAATTATTCGCCTGCAACATCGGAGGTTATAAAAAAAATAATCTCCGAAAACTTTCCGCCGGAATATATATCGATAATTACCGGAGGGAGGGAAGAAAACTCAAAACTTTTGGAGCAGCGTTTTGACTACATCTTTTTTACAGGCGGAACAACTGTCGGCAAGCTCATAATGGAAGCGGCTGCCAAATATGTAACCCCCGTAACCTTGGAGCTCGGCGGAAAATCTCCCTGCGTAGTCGAAAAATCTGCAAACTTAAAAGTTGCAGCCCGCCGAATAGCTTTCGGAAAATACCTTAACGCCGGACAAACCTGCGTAGCCCCCGATTATCTTTTAATTCAAGATGAGGTAAAAGAAAAATTTATCGAAGAATTAAAAGAAGCTTTAAAAGAATTTTTCCCCACGGAAACCTATTTGGACATGCACCTTCCCCACATCGTAAACGAAAAACATTTTGACCGCCTCATGGGTTTAATTGAAGGAGAAAAAATAATCACGGGCGGCAAAGGAGAAAAAAGCAGAAAATTTATTGAGCCCACAGTTTTGGATAATATCACCTTTGATTCCAAAATAATGCAGGAAGAAATTTTCGGGCCAATCCTTCCCGTAATAAGTTTTAAAACAATAGAAGAAGCAATTAAACTGATTAAATCCCGCGAAAAGCCCTTAGCCTCTTATCTTTTCACAACCGACTCAAATATAGAAAAGAAATTCCTCAATGAAGTTTCTTTCGGGGGCGGCTGTATCAACGATACGATAGTCCACTTGGCAAGCGATTACCTTCCCTTCGGAGGAGTCGGCTTTAGCGGCATAGGAAAATATCACGGAGACGAAAGCTTTAAAGTTTTCAGCAATGCAAAAAGCATCTTAAAAAAATCAAACTTCATCGACATTAAGCTCCGCTATCATCCCTATTCCGAAAAAAAATTAAACATAATAGATAAGATGATGTAG